From one Candidatus Nitrospira nitrosa genomic stretch:
- a CDS encoding site-2 protease family protein, translating to MSSLSQILHTISYMGLPLLFAMVLHEYAHGWMADKCGDSTAKLQGRLTINPLAHIDPFGTVILPLICLMLPGSFLLGWAKPVPINPGNMHQPRRDMALTAAAGPGMNLLLAVASALLLALILTVEPTLSLRNTGDAETTSSLFGSMFLRPIAVMALYSVMINVFLALFNLLPIPPLDGGRILTAVLPPQPAMALARLEPYGMLILVGLIVFDKELGILHMITGTFAKGLSGTILSTALGLRPGVTE from the coding sequence ATGAGTTCGTTGTCACAAATCCTCCACACCATCTCCTACATGGGACTCCCGCTCCTGTTTGCCATGGTGCTCCATGAATATGCGCATGGTTGGATGGCGGACAAGTGCGGTGACTCGACCGCAAAACTGCAAGGTCGCCTCACCATCAACCCGTTGGCTCACATTGACCCATTTGGTACCGTGATTCTCCCGCTGATCTGCTTGATGCTGCCGGGAAGTTTTCTCCTGGGCTGGGCTAAACCGGTCCCGATCAACCCTGGCAATATGCATCAGCCTCGGCGCGACATGGCACTCACGGCGGCGGCCGGACCAGGAATGAATCTACTGCTGGCCGTCGCCAGCGCCTTGCTCCTTGCTTTGATTTTGACGGTCGAACCAACCTTGTCCCTCCGCAACACCGGAGACGCCGAGACGACATCCAGTCTCTTTGGGTCCATGTTTCTGCGACCGATTGCCGTCATGGCGCTCTACTCCGTGATGATCAACGTCTTCCTGGCTCTTTTCAATCTGCTTCCCATTCCACCGCTCGACGGTGGCCGCATCTTAACGGCCGTACTACCCCCTCAACCAGCCATGGCGTTAGCCAGGTTGGAGCCATACGGGATGCTCATCTTGGTCGGACTGATCGTGTTCGACAAAGAGCTGGGCATCCTTCACATGATCACAGGAACCTTTGCCAAGGGCTTGTCTGGAACCATTCTATCCACCGCACTTGGCCTACGCCCAGGAGTGACTGAATGA
- the trpS gene encoding tryptophan--tRNA ligase, giving the protein MTAVRKRVLSGMQPSGLMHLGNYLGALENWKALQEQYDCYFFVADWHALSTNYADTSRIRTFVRDMLIDWLAGGIDPDRATIFIQSRIPEHAILHLLLSMMTPVSWLERNPTYKEKQEEIKEKDLTTYGFLGYPVLQAADILLYKPDFVPVGKDQLPHLELTRELARRFNDIYKASVFPEPKEHLTKFPKVIGTDGRKMSKSYHNTINLSDTEPVVRQKLKTMVTDPARVRRTDPGNPDLCPVYEFHKIYSPQGTQDQINKDCRTAAIGCIDCKKLVADRMVDQLAPIWEKRAKLTQEPSRVDEIVDAGSTRAAVVAKTTLAEVNEAMKI; this is encoded by the coding sequence ATGACGGCAGTTCGAAAGCGAGTCTTGAGTGGGATGCAGCCAAGCGGCCTGATGCACCTCGGCAATTACCTGGGCGCACTGGAAAATTGGAAAGCCTTACAAGAACAGTATGATTGTTACTTCTTCGTCGCCGACTGGCACGCCCTGTCGACGAACTATGCGGATACCAGCCGTATCCGAACATTCGTTCGTGACATGTTGATCGATTGGCTGGCCGGCGGCATTGATCCGGATCGTGCCACGATTTTCATTCAATCCCGGATTCCTGAACACGCGATCCTCCATCTCCTGCTCTCGATGATGACTCCCGTGTCCTGGCTCGAACGGAATCCGACCTATAAAGAAAAGCAGGAAGAGATCAAGGAGAAAGATCTCACCACATACGGCTTTCTGGGCTACCCGGTTCTACAGGCCGCCGACATTTTGTTATACAAACCCGATTTTGTGCCGGTCGGCAAGGATCAACTCCCTCACCTTGAGCTGACGCGAGAACTTGCAAGACGTTTCAACGATATTTACAAGGCTTCCGTGTTTCCGGAACCAAAGGAACATCTGACGAAGTTTCCCAAGGTGATCGGCACCGACGGCCGCAAGATGAGCAAGAGCTATCACAATACGATCAACCTCTCGGACACCGAACCGGTCGTTCGTCAGAAGCTCAAGACCATGGTCACCGATCCGGCTCGTGTGAGAAGGACTGATCCCGGCAACCCCGATCTTTGTCCGGTCTATGAATTCCATAAGATTTATTCCCCACAGGGAACTCAAGACCAAATCAACAAAGACTGCCGCACCGCCGCGATCGGCTGCATCGACTGCAAGAAACTGGTGGCGGACCGGATGGTGGACCAGCTGGCACCGATCTGGGAGAAGCGTGCCAAACTCACGCAGGAGCCATCACGTGTCGATGAGATCGTCGATGCCGGCAGCACACGCGCAGCGGTTGTGGCCAAAACAACCCTCGCTGAAGTCAACGAGGCGATGAAAATCTGA
- a CDS encoding HigA family addiction module antitoxin: MAMHTPPHPGEFITWVYLKPNNLSGRELVGKLGVAASTLNRVLTGASRISPEMALRLSKALGRSPESWLAMQSNHDLWHAKQCVKLGKVGKVRFTAA, from the coding sequence ATGGCTATGCATACTCCTCCACACCCCGGCGAGTTCATTACCTGGGTCTATCTGAAACCCAACAATCTGAGCGGCCGCGAACTGGTCGGTAAGCTTGGTGTGGCGGCATCAACGCTGAATCGTGTTCTGACGGGAGCAAGCCGCATCAGCCCTGAAATGGCGTTACGCCTTTCCAAGGCTCTTGGCCGTTCTCCGGAGAGTTGGCTGGCCATGCAGTCCAATCATGATCTCTGGCATGCGAAGCAGTGTGTAAAACTGGGCAAGGTCGGGAAGGTCCGGTTCACAGCGGCCTAG
- a CDS encoding MBL fold metallo-hydrolase has translation MVSLIRKTFSVPPLGCNCSIVGDPVTKQAVIIDPGGAPERILQEAQQLGLTVTHILHTHAHFDHFLASSEIKRVTGATICLHQDDLQLWENLELQCRMFGVSYVPALSPDYWLVDEEKVMLGQVPIVALHTPGHTPGSMSFHMPNDRLVLAGDTLFRGSIGRTDLWGGNFEAIEESIRERLYTLDDATTVVTGHGPETEIGLEKESNQFVRV, from the coding sequence ATGGTGTCGTTGATCAGAAAGACGTTTTCGGTCCCACCGCTCGGCTGTAATTGCTCGATTGTCGGTGATCCCGTCACGAAGCAAGCGGTCATCATCGATCCCGGCGGCGCCCCGGAGCGCATTCTCCAGGAAGCGCAGCAGCTCGGATTGACCGTTACCCACATCCTGCATACCCACGCCCACTTCGATCACTTTCTGGCGTCCAGCGAGATCAAGCGGGTGACCGGCGCCACGATTTGTCTCCACCAAGACGATCTTCAGCTCTGGGAAAACCTCGAACTGCAGTGCCGTATGTTTGGGGTGTCCTATGTGCCGGCCCTCTCACCGGACTACTGGCTCGTCGATGAGGAAAAGGTGATGTTAGGGCAGGTGCCGATTGTTGCCCTCCATACGCCGGGGCACACACCTGGGTCGATGAGCTTCCATATGCCGAACGATCGGCTGGTACTGGCAGGTGACACCCTTTTCCGTGGCAGCATCGGTCGGACAGACTTATGGGGTGGAAACTTTGAGGCGATTGAAGAGTCTATTCGAGAACGACTCTATACCCTTGATGATGCCACGACGGTGGTCACCGGTCATGGACCGGAGACCGAGATCGGTCTCGAAAAAGAGTCGAATCAGTTTGTGCGTGTCTAA
- a CDS encoding AAA family ATPase has translation MAFSTTVHDLRTLIRSSHPLVVIETVEEERVLALLQSVTAQERMPLFEWSVTRGLTRADEGQTLSKLTSTPLAVLQHLHGLTVEAVCWLKDLGPHLQDAAVCRQLREVAAIFSRTRATCILTGQPITLPLDLDKIAVRLDLKLPDRHELQSMLQGLLQSLGPRFASRPRSTTLVHSILRSISETKAAERGPSSEESDAILRALHGLTLHQARQVIAHCIVERGTLSAEDVQTILKRKVQAIRDGGLLEYYPLEDNRFELGGFGNLKAWLERARVGFTPEAKSLNLTPPRGIMLVGVPGCGKSLAAKAIAREWTLPLLKLDAGRLFDKFIGESEKNFRKAIEMAEALAPIVLWIDEIEKAMVAGGGNGEADAGLSRRLFGAFLTWLQEKKHEVFVVATANDLSSLPPELLRKGRFDEIFFVDLPDDTERASIWRIHLGLRKQDSAQFDLDKIVSASDGFSGAEIEQAVVAALYRALHQKTPLTTDLLIEELAHTIPLSVTRQEEIDALRQTAHGRFVNVR, from the coding sequence ATGGCGTTCTCAACCACCGTCCATGATCTCCGTACACTGATCCGTTCTTCTCACCCCCTCGTTGTTATTGAAACAGTGGAAGAGGAACGGGTCCTGGCCCTCCTGCAATCCGTCACAGCCCAGGAACGGATGCCGCTCTTTGAATGGTCGGTCACCAGAGGACTCACCCGCGCCGATGAAGGCCAGACCTTGAGCAAACTCACCTCGACCCCTTTGGCAGTCCTTCAGCACCTCCATGGATTAACAGTCGAGGCGGTATGTTGGCTGAAAGATCTGGGGCCACATCTCCAAGATGCTGCCGTCTGCCGTCAGCTACGGGAGGTTGCAGCCATCTTCAGTCGAACGCGAGCCACCTGCATCCTGACCGGTCAACCGATCACGCTGCCACTGGATCTCGACAAGATCGCCGTTCGGCTGGACTTGAAGCTGCCGGATCGACACGAACTGCAATCGATGCTGCAAGGTCTGCTGCAGTCATTGGGACCTCGCTTCGCCTCTCGTCCGCGTTCCACCACACTCGTGCACAGTATCCTCCGTTCGATCAGTGAGACCAAAGCGGCCGAAAGAGGCCCCTCATCCGAGGAGTCCGACGCAATCCTCCGTGCGCTCCACGGCTTGACACTCCATCAAGCCCGCCAGGTCATCGCCCACTGTATCGTGGAGCGCGGCACGCTTTCGGCCGAGGACGTGCAAACAATCCTGAAACGCAAGGTCCAAGCGATCAGAGACGGCGGTCTACTGGAATATTATCCCCTGGAAGACAACCGGTTTGAGCTCGGCGGATTCGGTAATCTCAAAGCATGGCTGGAGCGCGCCCGAGTGGGTTTTACCCCCGAAGCCAAGTCACTCAACCTCACCCCGCCTCGAGGCATCATGTTGGTCGGCGTGCCAGGCTGCGGCAAGTCGTTGGCAGCCAAGGCGATCGCGCGCGAGTGGACACTCCCCCTGCTGAAGCTTGATGCCGGACGATTGTTCGACAAGTTCATCGGAGAATCGGAAAAGAACTTTCGGAAGGCCATCGAAATGGCCGAAGCCTTGGCCCCGATTGTCCTATGGATCGATGAAATCGAGAAAGCGATGGTCGCGGGAGGTGGCAATGGCGAGGCGGATGCAGGCCTGAGTCGCCGCCTATTCGGAGCCTTTCTCACGTGGTTGCAGGAAAAGAAGCACGAGGTCTTCGTGGTCGCGACGGCCAATGACCTCTCATCACTCCCCCCTGAACTTCTTCGTAAAGGGCGATTCGATGAGATCTTTTTCGTCGACTTGCCGGACGATACGGAACGCGCGTCAATTTGGAGGATTCATTTGGGCCTGCGCAAGCAAGACAGTGCGCAGTTTGACCTCGACAAAATCGTCAGCGCCAGCGATGGCTTCAGCGGGGCTGAAATTGAACAGGCCGTGGTGGCTGCCCTTTATCGGGCACTCCATCAAAAAACACCGCTCACAACCGATCTGCTCATCGAAGAATTAGCCCATACCATTCCCCTGTCGGTGACCAGGCAAGAAGAGATCGATGCACTCCGACAGACGGCTCACGGGCGATTTGTCAACGTACGGTAG
- a CDS encoding NlpC/P60 family protein — translation MRQIAIMGTIAIVSLTGCATPAQKPQRTAMESFIPVQSPGETMDLSQQPVLSHQPPFSPHIPAPAPLLTSLPSRSAIVHSAVRLLGSKTITIKGQRIHYDCAGVTRAIFLEHGIDLYRSSHPEMNANGVRLIHNHVRQHGMLHRDKDVHPGDLVFFDNTWDFNGDGLLNDPLTHVGIVEQIQQDGTVTFISRVAGAIARYRMNLRQPHLHKTAEGHLLNDYIRRKRPTDPENTARLTGELFSSYGNLLSPQNSEPFQRQADQHPYYQGTSDLSSSTVAER, via the coding sequence ATGCGACAGATCGCCATCATGGGTACCATCGCAATTGTATCCCTGACAGGCTGCGCCACGCCGGCCCAAAAACCACAGCGAACAGCAATGGAATCCTTCATCCCCGTGCAAAGCCCCGGCGAGACAATGGACCTGTCTCAACAACCAGTCCTGAGCCATCAGCCACCCTTCAGTCCTCACATACCGGCTCCCGCCCCCCTGCTCACGTCCCTGCCCAGTCGATCCGCCATCGTTCACTCTGCCGTACGGTTATTAGGATCAAAGACCATCACCATCAAAGGTCAGCGTATCCACTATGACTGTGCAGGAGTGACACGAGCCATCTTTTTGGAGCACGGGATTGACCTCTATCGAAGTAGCCACCCCGAGATGAATGCGAACGGCGTCCGCCTCATCCACAACCATGTGCGTCAACATGGCATGCTTCACCGAGATAAGGACGTCCACCCAGGTGATCTAGTGTTCTTTGATAACACCTGGGATTTCAATGGAGATGGTCTGCTGAATGATCCGCTGACACACGTCGGCATTGTCGAGCAGATCCAACAAGACGGAACCGTCACCTTCATCAGCCGAGTAGCCGGCGCCATCGCCCGTTACCGCATGAATTTGCGCCAGCCACATCTTCACAAGACAGCCGAGGGGCATCTATTAAATGACTATATCCGTCGAAAACGCCCAACCGATCCCGAGAACACGGCTCGACTGACCGGTGAATTATTCTCGTCCTATGGGAATCTGTTAAGTCCTCAAAACAGTGAGCCTTTCCAAAGGCAGGCAGATCAGCATCCGTACTACCAAGGGACATCCGACCTCTCATCCTCCACGGTTGCGGAACGGTGA
- a CDS encoding DUF5069 domain-containing protein, translating to MTHQTYPRSAKVLLGGIAHLGRFIDKIRLRHAGQIQDYNYITVGFDKYLIDFLGIDATAFEQRVLAGGTDEDLLAWVRGNGRKPSDQEVAQWSQGLLAAGTKDEAARQRFHERLEEIATKRGVSISSLPSVTTWADVIELDEGRL from the coding sequence ATGACTCATCAAACCTATCCGCGAAGCGCCAAAGTCCTGCTGGGCGGTATTGCTCATCTGGGACGGTTCATCGATAAGATTCGTCTGCGTCATGCCGGACAGATTCAGGACTACAACTACATCACGGTCGGGTTCGACAAGTACCTGATCGACTTTCTTGGCATCGATGCCACGGCATTCGAACAGCGAGTATTAGCCGGGGGGACGGATGAAGACTTGCTGGCTTGGGTGAGGGGCAATGGCCGCAAGCCATCAGATCAGGAAGTTGCGCAATGGTCACAAGGGCTATTGGCTGCTGGTACGAAAGACGAGGCAGCGCGTCAGCGATTTCACGAGAGGCTTGAAGAGATCGCAACCAAGCGAGGGGTATCGATCAGTTCCTTACCATCCGTCACCACTTGGGCCGACGTCATTGAACTTGATGAAGGGCGTCTCTGA
- a CDS encoding PilZ domain-containing protein, protein MRLRNSPRKYVRYSASVQTDHGAAEGVLFDLSATGCRLQSNLTLTPGTYLALHIEAPEIDSPLGIDVSIVRWHKDNQFGIEFLRYAEAHRERITDLIEGREVTTVSDHAHEEELVLSAALA, encoded by the coding sequence ATGAGGCTAAGGAATAGCCCAAGAAAGTACGTGCGGTATTCTGCCAGTGTCCAGACTGACCACGGCGCAGCAGAAGGGGTCCTCTTCGATCTTTCTGCAACGGGATGCCGACTGCAAAGCAACCTGACGCTGACTCCAGGCACCTACCTCGCGCTGCATATTGAGGCTCCCGAAATTGACTCTCCTCTTGGCATCGACGTCTCCATCGTGCGGTGGCACAAGGACAACCAGTTTGGGATCGAGTTTCTACGGTACGCTGAAGCCCATCGCGAGCGCATCACTGATCTGATCGAAGGTCGAGAAGTCACGACTGTTTCTGATCACGCTCACGAAGAAGAGCTGGTTCTCAGTGCCGCCCTGGCGTAA
- a CDS encoding FkbM family methyltransferase codes for MNYLKRPIQAVLGNFGLEVRRKQARGKTKLETLLAQYRVDMVFDVGANIGQYGPWFRWIGFDKTIVSFEPISHLFQQLSQNAQSDPKWLVEQVALGEKEGSCVINVSGGHGGASSLLTMTEHVVKNAPDQAVIRQEEIRVTTVEKMMKKYYPEGDRLFLKIDAQGYERNVIEGIGSGLHRVVGLKMEMSLVENYRGELLMVDMLPRLKNMGFHLVEFENGWSNDKTGEMYQVDGVFFRADRPAGTSAGENEKADALTPGRH; via the coding sequence ATGAATTATTTAAAAAGGCCCATACAAGCCGTGCTTGGGAACTTTGGTTTGGAGGTGCGGAGAAAGCAGGCTAGGGGAAAAACGAAACTTGAAACACTTCTGGCGCAATACCGGGTCGACATGGTGTTCGACGTCGGCGCCAATATCGGGCAGTATGGTCCCTGGTTTCGATGGATCGGCTTTGACAAAACCATTGTGTCGTTTGAGCCGATCTCGCACTTATTTCAACAATTGAGCCAAAATGCTCAGTCTGATCCGAAGTGGTTAGTGGAACAGGTTGCCTTAGGTGAAAAAGAGGGATCTTGCGTGATCAATGTATCAGGGGGGCATGGTGGGGCCAGCTCGCTTCTGACGATGACCGAACATGTCGTGAAGAATGCTCCTGATCAAGCCGTCATCCGACAAGAAGAAATTAGAGTTACCACTGTTGAAAAAATGATGAAGAAATATTACCCGGAAGGTGATCGCCTCTTTCTGAAAATCGATGCACAGGGGTATGAACGGAATGTGATCGAGGGCATCGGCAGCGGATTACACCGCGTTGTTGGGCTGAAGATGGAGATGTCGCTTGTGGAGAATTATCGTGGTGAGTTGTTGATGGTGGATATGCTGCCTCGTCTGAAAAACATGGGGTTCCATTTGGTGGAGTTTGAGAACGGCTGGTCGAATGACAAAACCGGTGAAATGTACCAGGTCGATGGCGTGTTTTTCAGAGCCGATAGGCCGGCGGGCACCAGTGCCGGCGAAAATGAGAAGGCCGACGCGCTTACGCCAGGGCGGCACTGA
- a CDS encoding OmpH family outer membrane protein gives MAQLVLVLFLLFFPSCRTNVQKVHEIVRGDANISSDSAPVGPGQLTSDDSVEFVVYHAPTMLDVRNATRIGSVNMYATVEQTQYGRFLLQSMKELAFRRQRTLNETEARLRREESSIQQLKSQSNEEWKKRDQVLRQEVEKFKVMASDFNQEVAVAQQNFVQQFKDRVLPVIEKIASQKGLELVIDPLEGSPQATQARKALTPMGKEILERPLEDLTLTVVGEMDKYP, from the coding sequence ATGGCACAACTTGTACTCGTTTTATTTCTTTTGTTTTTCCCTAGCTGTCGTACAAATGTACAGAAGGTTCACGAAATTGTCCGGGGTGATGCGAATATTTCATCTGATTCTGCTCCCGTTGGTCCAGGGCAGTTAACATCAGACGACAGTGTGGAGTTCGTAGTTTATCACGCACCAACAATGTTGGATGTCAGGAACGCAACTCGGATTGGATCTGTAAATATGTACGCTACAGTGGAGCAAACTCAATATGGTCGGTTCCTTCTCCAGTCGATGAAAGAGTTAGCATTTCGAAGGCAAAGAACACTCAACGAAACAGAAGCACGATTGCGTAGGGAGGAAAGCAGTATCCAACAATTAAAATCCCAGTCAAATGAGGAGTGGAAGAAAAGAGATCAAGTGCTTAGGCAGGAAGTCGAGAAGTTTAAGGTTATGGCAAGTGATTTCAATCAGGAAGTTGCGGTAGCACAACAGAATTTCGTCCAACAGTTTAAAGATCGGGTGTTGCCAGTGATTGAGAAGATTGCATCTCAGAAGGGGTTGGAGTTGGTCATCGATCCCCTGGAAGGATCTCCTCAGGCCACACAGGCTAGAAAGGCATTGACGCCAATGGGCAAGGAGATCCTTGAGCGGCCTTTGGAAGATCTCACATTGACTGTAGTAGGTGAAATGGATAAGTATCCCTAA
- a CDS encoding glutamate synthase subunit beta — MGDPKGFMKYAREGPKRKPIELRVLDWKEMYEPIPEEKLKAQGARCMDCGVPFCQGHTGCPVVNLIPEWNDLVYRGRWKDALKALHTTNNFPEFTGRLCPAPCEGACVLGINQDPVSIRVIEWNIVDRGFNEGFVTPIVPVVNTGKTVAIVGSGPAGLAAAQQLARAGHAVTVFEKSDRIGGLLRYGIPDFKMEKWVIDRRLEQMKVEGVTFRTGVAVGKDITGEQLRRQFDAVGLTMGAELARELPIPGRELKGVHLAMEYLTQQNKRTAGIPMTEEPITAKGKRVVIIGGGDTGSDCLGTAHRQGCVEAHQFELLPEPPPQRADSTPWPLWPMQLRTSHAHEEGCDRQWSVSTTKFSGHDGQVTKLHANRVKFENGKFTPVPNSEFEINADLVLLAMGFTGPVRNGLLDSLGVKYDARGAVVADDNFMTNLDGVFAGGDTKRGASLIVWAIAEGRKMAAGIDRYLHANRSAKKSFS; from the coding sequence ATGGGTGATCCAAAGGGTTTCATGAAATATGCCCGTGAGGGCCCGAAGCGTAAGCCGATTGAGCTACGTGTGCTCGATTGGAAGGAGATGTACGAACCGATCCCTGAGGAGAAGCTCAAGGCTCAGGGTGCGCGCTGCATGGACTGCGGTGTACCGTTTTGCCAGGGTCATACCGGTTGCCCAGTCGTCAATCTGATTCCGGAATGGAACGATCTCGTCTATCGCGGGCGTTGGAAAGATGCGCTGAAGGCGCTGCACACCACGAATAATTTCCCTGAATTTACGGGACGTCTCTGCCCAGCCCCCTGTGAAGGGGCTTGCGTGCTCGGGATCAACCAAGATCCGGTGTCCATCCGCGTCATTGAATGGAACATTGTCGATCGGGGTTTTAACGAAGGTTTTGTTACGCCGATCGTGCCGGTCGTGAACACCGGGAAGACCGTGGCGATCGTCGGTTCCGGTCCGGCTGGATTGGCTGCCGCACAGCAATTGGCTCGGGCAGGCCATGCTGTGACGGTCTTCGAAAAGTCCGATCGGATCGGTGGCTTACTGCGCTACGGCATCCCTGACTTTAAGATGGAAAAGTGGGTGATCGACCGACGTCTAGAGCAGATGAAGGTGGAAGGGGTGACGTTTCGGACCGGCGTCGCTGTCGGCAAAGACATCACCGGTGAACAGTTGCGCCGGCAGTTCGACGCGGTGGGACTCACGATGGGTGCCGAGCTGGCTCGTGAGTTGCCGATTCCTGGGCGTGAGCTGAAGGGTGTGCATCTGGCGATGGAGTATCTCACCCAGCAGAATAAGCGTACGGCCGGCATTCCCATGACCGAAGAGCCAATCACCGCGAAGGGGAAACGTGTCGTCATCATCGGCGGCGGCGATACAGGGTCGGACTGTCTCGGTACGGCACATCGCCAAGGGTGTGTAGAAGCCCATCAATTCGAATTGCTGCCGGAGCCTCCTCCGCAACGGGCCGACTCAACTCCCTGGCCTCTCTGGCCGATGCAGCTCCGTACGTCCCATGCTCATGAAGAAGGCTGTGACCGGCAATGGAGTGTGTCCACGACGAAGTTCTCCGGCCACGACGGTCAAGTGACCAAGCTTCATGCCAATCGGGTGAAGTTTGAGAATGGTAAGTTCACACCGGTGCCTAACAGTGAATTTGAGATAAATGCCGATTTGGTGCTGCTCGCCATGGGCTTCACCGGTCCCGTCAGGAATGGTTTGCTCGATAGCCTCGGTGTGAAATATGACGCACGTGGAGCTGTGGTAGCTGACGACAACTTCATGACCAATCTCGACGGCGTTTTTGCCGGCGGCGACACCAAACGTGGTGCCTCACTGATCGTCTGGGCCATCGCCGAAGGCCGAAAGATGGCGGCAGGGATCGACAGGTATCTCCATGCGAATCGGTCCGCAAAAAAGTCCTTCTCCTAA